The genomic region TGAACGAACGATCTGTCCGCCTTTACCGGGTTTGAGCTCGATGTTGTGAACGGTCGTACCGACAGGGATGTTCATCAATTTCATGGCGTTGCCCGATTTGATGTCCAGTCCGCTCTCAGCCGCCATTACCACGTCACCGACGTTCAAACCTTTCGGCTGAAGGATGTAGCGTTTTTCACCGTCGACGTAGTTGACGAGTGCGATACGGCAGTTACGGTACGGATCGTATTCGATTGCCGCAACGGTCCCGGCGATGCCGAATTTGTTCCGTTTGAAATCGATGATACGGTAAAGCTTTTTCGCTCCCGCTTCTTTGTGGCGTGACGTGATGCGACCGTTGTTGTTACGACCCGCTGCGGCAGGAAGTTTTTTCAACAATGAGCGAACCGACGCTTTTGCCGTGATGTCCGAGTTGTCGACG from Campylobacterota bacterium harbors:
- the rplB gene encoding 50S ribosomal protein L2; its protein translation is MAIKTYKPTTPSRRFYTNVDNSDITAKASVRSLLKKLPAAAGRNNNGRITSRHKEAGAKKLYRIIDFKRNKFGIAGTVAAIEYDPYRNCRIALVNYVDGEKRYILQPKGLNVGDVVMAAESGLDIKSGNAMKLMNIPVGTTVHNIELKPGKGGQIVRSAGTSAQIMGRDGKYVSLRLPSGEMRYILGECMATIGIVGNEEYINIVLGKAGRTRHMGIRPQTRGSAMNPIDHPHGGGEGKTNSGRHPVTPWGKPTKGAKTRRKKSSDRLIISRRKKG